In Falco biarmicus isolate bFalBia1 chromosome 5, bFalBia1.pri, whole genome shotgun sequence, a single genomic region encodes these proteins:
- the LOC130150474 gene encoding histone H2A-IV — protein MSGRGKQGGKARAKAKSRSSRAGLQFPVGRVHRLLRKGNYAERVGAGAPVYLAAVLEYLTAEILELAGNAARDNKKTRIIPRHLQLAIRNDEELNKLLGKVTIAQGGVLPNIQAVLLPKKTDSHKAKAK, from the coding sequence ATGTCCGGCCGCGGGAAGCAGGGCGGGAAGGCGCGGGCCAAGGCCAAGTCGCGCTCGTCGCGGGCCGGGCTGCAGTTCCCCGTGGGCCGCGTGCACCGGCTGCTGCGCAAGGGCAACTACGCGGAGCGGGTGGGCGCCGGCGCCCCGGTGTACCTGGCGGCCGTGCTGGAGTACCTGACGGCCGAGATCCTGGAGCTGGCGGGCAACGCGGCCCGCGACAACAAGAAGACGCGCATCATCCCCCGCCACCTGCAGCTCGCCATCCGCAACGACGAGGAGCTCAACAAGCTGCTGGGCAAGGTGACCATCGCGCAGGGCGGCGTGCTGCCCAACATCCAGGCCGTGCTGCTGCCCAAGAAGACCGACAGCCACAAGGCTAAAGCCAAGTGA
- the LOC130149820 gene encoding uncharacterized protein LOC130149820, translated as MRRYCLLTNESEHKESLTFAYESYKYVKRGCFHLIRLAIAGYPVFGVCERRARAAMPEPAKSAPAPKKGSKKAVTKTQKKGDKKRKKSRKESYSIYVYKVLKQVHPDTGISSKAMGIMNSFVNDIFERIAGEASRLAHYNKRSTITSREIQTAVRLLLPGELAKHAVSEGTKAVTKYTSSKQHGLDVGQHAALRDGHLAQQLVELLVVADGELQVAGDDARLLVVAGRVARQLQDLGRQLPLRSSRCTRPTGNCSPARDERDLALARAFPPCFPRPDIAATRRNDGTRSAAETPAHARREARLYPQRAARRDAPEQNFQPMAAPHSRAGASRSAAIKGARGEGVVTRRRIDCCLLDSERRARAAMPEPAKSAPAPKKGSKKAVTKTQKKGDKKRKKSRKESYSIYVYKVLKQVHPDTGISSKAMGIMNSFVNDIFERIAGEASRLAHYNKRSTITSREIQTAVRLLLPGELAKHAVSEGTKAVTKYTSSK; from the exons ATGAGGCGTTATTGTCTTCTGACCAATGAAAGTGAACACAAGGAATCCCTTACATTTGCATACGAGAGCTATAAATACGTGAAACGCGGCTGTTTCCACTTAATCCGTCTCGCTATTGCTGGGTATCCGGTGTTCGGTGTCTGCGAGAGACGTGCCCGTGCTGCGATGCCCGAGCCGGCTAAATCCGCCCCCGCCCCCAAGAAGGGCTCCAAGAAGGCGGTGACCAAGACGCAGAAGAAGGGCGACAAGAAGCGCAAGAAGAGCCGCAAGGAGAGCTACTCGATCTACGTGTACAAGGTGCTGAAGCAGGTGCACCCCGACACGGGCATCTCGTCTAAGGCCATGGGCATCATGAACTCCTTCGTCAACGACATCTTCGAGCGCATCGCCGGCGAGGCCTCGCGCCTGGCGCACTACAACAAGCGCTCCACCATCACCTCGCGGGAGATCCAGACGGCCgtgcggctgctgctgcccggtGAGCTGGCCAAGCACGCCGTCTCCGAGGGCACCAAGGCTGTCACCAAGTACACCAGCTCCAAG CAGCACGGCCTGGATGTTGGGCAGCACGCCGCCCTGCGCGATGGTCACCTTGCCCAGCAGCTTGTTGAGCTCCTCGTCGTTGCGGATGGCGAGCTGCAGGTGGCGGGGGATGATGCGCGTCTTCTTGTTGTCGCGGGCCGCGTTGCCCGCCAGCTCCAGGATCTCGGCCGTCAG TTGCCCTTGCGCAGCAGCCGGTGCACGCGGCCCACGGGGAACTGCAGCCCGGCCCGCGACGAGCGCGACTTGGCCTTGGCCCGCGCCTTCCCGCCCTGCTTCCCGCGGCCGGACATCGCAGCGACTCGGCGAAACGACGGCACCCGCAGCGCCGCAGAGACACCGGCCCACGCCCGCCGTGAGGCCCGCTTATATCCG CAACGCGCAGCGCGGCGTGACGCCCCCGAGCAGAACTTCCAACCAATGGCGGCGCCACACAGTCGAGCCGGTGCGTCACGCAGCGCCGCTATAAAAGGGGCTCGCGGCGAGGGCGTCGTTACTCGGCGTCGTATCGACTGCTGCTTGCTGGATAGCGAGAGACGTGCCCGTGCTGCGATGCCCGAGCCGGCCAAGTCCGCCCCCGCGCCCAAGAAGGGCTCCAAGAAGGCGGTGACCAAGACGCAGAAGAAGGGCGACAAGAAGCGCAAGAAGAGCCGCAAGGAGAGCTACTCGATCTACGTGTACAAGGTGCTGAAGCAGGTGCACCCCGACACGGGCATCTCGTCCAAGGCCATGGGCATCATGAACTCCTTTGTCAACGACATCTTCGAGCGCATCGCCGGCGAGGCCTCGCGCCTGGCGCACTACAACAAGCGCTCCACCATCACCTCGCGGGAGATCCAGACGGCCgtgcggctgctgctgcccggtGAGCTGGCCAAGCACGCCGTCTCCGAGGGCACCAAGGCTGTCACCAAGTACACCAGCTCCAAGTAA